A single window of Bacteroides intestinalis DSM 17393 DNA harbors:
- a CDS encoding alpha-L-arabinofuranosidase C-terminal domain-containing protein, translating to MNRLIRFLSVCLLLSFVFPVQAKVEGVTNEPNQVYLFSYSNRDGRSGLKFAWSPDGEKWFSVANGFAYVNSDFGPWGRAKTMFKPHLMQTRADGKWHCIWETTNTGKALAYVTSPDLQKWEAQSYFSPEERSKYEPKDVYPTTQKKVLVNGSEEEGWVQEVPYTTVQQIIRYAEHKKYRQSLNAERTEQDPVRFANLKPVEATIQVNAGQAKEISKHLIGIFFEDINYGADGGLYAELVQNRDFEYTPTDRGNDQNWNTTHSWSVQGSDATLSIATENPIHPNNSHYAVFDVNAAEQTALVNAGFDGIALKKGEKYDFSLFGKVLEGKGGKVLVNLVDKDGTIIAQTVVNITSKDWKQQKAVLTATSDAAAASLSIVPQAVSKYALDMISLFPQKTFKGRKNGLRADLAQTLADLHPRFVRFPGGCVAHGDGIDNIYDWKGSIGPLEARKPLRNLWGYHQTRGLGYHEYFLFCEDMGAEPVPVLAAGVPCQNSGTCAHHSKDELTCMGQQGGIPMEEMDQYIQDVLDLIEYANGDARKTVWGKKRAEAGHPKPFNLKFIGIGNEDMITPVFVERFKMIFDAVKAKYPEVTVIGTTGPFYEGTDYEVGWDLATELGVPMVDEHYYVEPGWMIHNQEYYDYYDRSKAKVYLGEYAAHLPGRPNNVETALAEALYLTAVERNGDVVEMTSYAPLLAKEGHRQWNPDLIYFNNAEVKPTVGYYTQQMYGQNAGTEYLSSTVKLNNGWDAVKKRVGVSVVKDANTGDYIVKLVNMLPVEVSSQVKLDGVTLVNPSATKTILTGDPKDRGAKPASSDFKVEGNDFSYSMPAYSFTVIRIHQNIEKKK from the coding sequence ATGAACAGATTGATTAGATTTTTAAGTGTATGTTTACTTCTGTCTTTTGTCTTCCCTGTGCAGGCAAAGGTGGAGGGCGTGACGAATGAACCGAATCAGGTGTACCTTTTTTCCTATTCGAACCGTGATGGACGCAGCGGCCTGAAGTTTGCTTGGAGTCCCGACGGAGAGAAGTGGTTTAGCGTAGCTAATGGATTTGCCTATGTGAATTCCGACTTTGGTCCGTGGGGACGGGCAAAGACTATGTTCAAGCCCCATTTGATGCAAACCCGTGCTGATGGCAAGTGGCATTGCATCTGGGAAACTACGAATACCGGTAAGGCACTTGCCTATGTAACCTCTCCCGACTTGCAGAAGTGGGAAGCACAGAGTTATTTCTCTCCCGAAGAACGTAGCAAGTATGAACCCAAAGATGTGTATCCCACCACTCAGAAGAAGGTATTGGTGAATGGTTCTGAAGAAGAAGGCTGGGTGCAGGAAGTTCCTTATACTACCGTGCAGCAGATCATCCGCTATGCCGAACATAAGAAATACCGCCAGTCACTGAACGCTGAACGTACCGAGCAAGACCCTGTACGTTTTGCCAACCTCAAGCCTGTAGAGGCTACTATCCAGGTGAATGCAGGTCAGGCGAAAGAGATCAGCAAGCATCTGATTGGTATCTTTTTTGAGGATATCAACTATGGAGCGGACGGCGGCTTGTATGCCGAACTGGTTCAGAACCGCGACTTTGAGTATACCCCGACGGATCGTGGTAACGATCAGAACTGGAATACTACTCACTCCTGGAGTGTTCAGGGCAGTGATGCTACATTGAGCATTGCAACGGAAAATCCTATTCATCCTAATAACTCCCATTATGCTGTTTTCGATGTGAATGCAGCTGAACAAACAGCATTGGTGAATGCTGGTTTCGACGGCATAGCCTTGAAGAAAGGCGAGAAATATGACTTCTCACTCTTTGGTAAAGTACTTGAGGGTAAAGGAGGCAAAGTACTTGTGAACTTGGTTGATAAAGATGGAACAATTATAGCACAAACTGTCGTAAACATAACATCTAAAGATTGGAAACAACAGAAAGCAGTCTTGACAGCCACAAGTGATGCGGCTGCTGCATCTCTGTCTATTGTTCCCCAGGCTGTCAGCAAGTATGCGCTGGATATGATTTCCCTCTTTCCGCAAAAGACCTTCAAAGGCCGTAAAAACGGACTTCGTGCCGATCTGGCACAAACGCTTGCCGACCTGCATCCCCGTTTCGTACGTTTCCCCGGTGGTTGTGTGGCTCATGGCGATGGAATAGATAATATTTATGATTGGAAAGGCTCTATCGGTCCGTTGGAAGCCCGTAAGCCGCTCCGCAATCTTTGGGGATACCATCAGACACGCGGTCTGGGATACCACGAATACTTCTTGTTCTGTGAAGATATGGGTGCGGAGCCCGTACCTGTGCTTGCAGCCGGTGTACCTTGTCAGAACTCCGGTACCTGCGCCCACCATTCCAAGGATGAACTGACTTGCATGGGACAGCAGGGTGGTATTCCGATGGAAGAAATGGATCAGTACATCCAAGATGTTCTCGACCTGATAGAATATGCCAACGGAGATGCCCGCAAAACCGTGTGGGGTAAGAAGCGTGCGGAAGCCGGACATCCGAAACCATTCAACCTGAAGTTCATCGGTATTGGTAATGAGGACATGATTACACCTGTCTTCGTGGAACGCTTTAAGATGATATTTGATGCCGTAAAAGCAAAATATCCTGAAGTTACCGTGATTGGTACTACCGGTCCGTTCTATGAAGGTACGGATTATGAAGTAGGTTGGGATCTTGCTACTGAACTGGGGGTACCGATGGTAGATGAACACTACTATGTAGAACCGGGTTGGATGATCCACAATCAGGAATATTACGATTATTATGACCGTAGCAAAGCGAAAGTTTACTTGGGCGAATACGCCGCTCACCTGCCGGGACGCCCCAATAATGTAGAAACTGCACTTGCCGAAGCTCTCTACCTGACTGCCGTAGAACGTAACGGTGATGTGGTAGAAATGACTTCCTATGCTCCTCTATTGGCTAAAGAAGGCCATAGACAATGGAATCCGGATTTAATCTACTTTAATAATGCGGAAGTAAAACCCACAGTAGGCTACTATACCCAACAGATGTATGGTCAGAATGCCGGTACCGAATACTTGTCTTCTACGGTAAAACTGAATAATGGTTGGGATGCCGTGAAGAAACGTGTCGGAGTATCAGTTGTGAAAGACGCTAATACCGGAGATTATATCGTGAAGTTAGTGAATATGCTTCCGGTAGAAGTTTCTTCCCAGGTGAAGTTGGACGGGGTTACTTTGGTAAATCCTTCGGCTACAAAAACGATATTGACAGGTGATCCGAAAGACAGAGGAGCTAAACCTGCTTCTTCTGATTTCAAGGTAGAAGGAAATGACTTTTCTTACTCTATGCCTGCTTATTCGTTTACAGTGATACGTATCCATCAGAATATTGAAAAGAAAAAATAA
- a CDS encoding glycoside hydrolase family 97 protein: protein MRNKLKGLAFLCMVVALPLTAQNVTVNGPDGKLQLTVSCPEGKEALYSLAYNGKQMLESSPLGLETNVGDFAKAMKLTGHEERKIDTVYTQSRIKASKIHYQANELVCAFVNAKGQKMDVIFRVSNNDVAFRYTLPRQGERGSLVVNSEATGFRFPEQTTTFMCPQSDAMIGWKRTKPSYEEEYKADAPMDVRSQYGHGYTFPCLFRVGDNGWVLVSETGVDSRYCGSRLSDVTEGNLYTVAFPMAEENNGNGTVAPAFALPGSTPWRTITVGETLKSIVETTVIWDVVEPLYETEHDYQMGRGTWSWILWQDGSINYDDQVRYVDLAAAMGYEYVLIDNWWDTKIGHKRMESLIDYAQGKGVDVFLWYSSSGYWNDIEQGPVNMMDDPIIRKREMKWLQEQGVKGIKVDFFGGDKQETMRLYEGILSDADDHGLMVIFHGCTVPRGWERMYPNYVGSEAVLASENLIFNQHFCDEEAFNACLHPFIRNAVGCMEFGGTFLNKRLNRGNNGGTTRRTTDVFQLATAVLFQNPIQNYALAPNNLTDAPQVCLDFMKQVPTTWDETRFIDGYPGKYAVVARRHGKQWYVAAVNGTKEVLKLKLELPMLAGQTLSFYNDDKELQPQLQTLKLKADGKFQLTLQPQGGAVLVQDWKTNEKEMGAYLFTYFKDDTHSLYFAVSDDGYTFTDVNNGQPIIAGDTIAEQKGIRDPHIYRAPDGTFYIAMTDLHIFAQQKGLRNTEWERDGAKYGWGNNRGFVLMKSKDLVNWTHHVVRIDKTFPGYDEIGCAWAPELVYDEHAGRIMIYFTMRMGNARNMLYYAYVNEDFDGLETEPRLLFQYPDATKSAIDADITKVGDKYHMFYVAHDGTPGIKQAVSKYINRGYTYLPEWVDPEPKACEAPNMWKRIGEDKWVVMYDIYGINPHNFGFSETTDFVNFKDLGHFNEGVMKATNFSSPKHGAVIHITKKEAEKLRKYWKNK from the coding sequence ATGAGAAACAAACTGAAGGGATTAGCTTTTTTATGTATGGTGGTAGCCTTACCGCTGACAGCACAAAATGTTACCGTCAACGGACCTGACGGTAAATTGCAACTAACCGTTTCGTGCCCGGAAGGGAAGGAAGCATTGTATTCTCTCGCCTATAACGGGAAACAGATGCTGGAATCATCTCCGTTGGGTCTGGAGACCAATGTGGGAGACTTTGCGAAAGCAATGAAACTGACCGGGCATGAAGAAAGGAAAATTGATACCGTTTACACGCAATCGCGTATCAAAGCTTCCAAGATACATTATCAGGCCAATGAACTGGTATGTGCCTTTGTCAATGCAAAAGGGCAGAAGATGGACGTAATCTTCCGTGTGAGCAATAATGACGTTGCTTTCCGCTATACGTTGCCCCGCCAGGGCGAACGGGGAAGCCTTGTTGTGAACAGCGAAGCAACCGGTTTTCGTTTTCCTGAACAGACTACTACCTTCATGTGTCCGCAAAGTGACGCCATGATAGGCTGGAAGCGGACAAAACCGAGTTATGAAGAAGAATATAAGGCGGATGCCCCGATGGATGTCCGTTCGCAATACGGACACGGATATACTTTCCCCTGCCTGTTCCGCGTAGGAGATAATGGCTGGGTGCTTGTCAGTGAGACAGGAGTAGACAGTCGCTATTGCGGTTCGCGCCTGAGCGATGTAACAGAAGGAAATCTGTATACGGTAGCTTTTCCGATGGCTGAAGAGAATAATGGTAACGGAACAGTTGCCCCCGCTTTCGCTTTACCGGGTTCTACCCCTTGGCGTACGATTACGGTAGGTGAGACATTGAAGTCTATTGTAGAAACCACTGTTATCTGGGATGTAGTGGAACCGCTGTATGAGACGGAACATGATTATCAGATGGGGCGTGGTACCTGGAGCTGGATACTTTGGCAGGACGGTAGTATTAATTATGATGACCAGGTGCGTTATGTTGATCTGGCTGCTGCAATGGGGTATGAATACGTGTTGATTGACAACTGGTGGGATACGAAAATCGGCCATAAGCGTATGGAATCCCTCATCGACTATGCACAAGGCAAGGGAGTAGATGTATTCCTGTGGTACAGTTCAAGCGGTTATTGGAATGATATCGAGCAAGGTCCCGTCAATATGATGGATGATCCGATTATCCGCAAGCGTGAAATGAAATGGCTTCAGGAGCAGGGTGTGAAAGGTATCAAGGTAGATTTCTTCGGTGGAGACAAACAGGAAACCATGCGTTTGTACGAAGGTATTCTGAGTGATGCTGACGATCATGGTCTGATGGTAATCTTCCACGGCTGTACAGTGCCTCGCGGATGGGAGCGGATGTATCCCAACTATGTAGGCAGCGAAGCGGTACTGGCTTCCGAGAATCTGATTTTCAATCAACATTTCTGTGATGAAGAAGCTTTCAATGCCTGCCTGCATCCCTTTATCCGTAATGCGGTAGGCTGCATGGAATTTGGCGGTACTTTCCTGAACAAGCGTTTGAACCGGGGAAACAATGGCGGAACTACCCGTCGCACGACGGATGTATTCCAGTTAGCAACAGCTGTATTGTTCCAGAACCCTATTCAGAATTATGCTTTGGCACCCAACAATCTGACAGATGCCCCGCAAGTTTGCCTGGACTTTATGAAACAGGTGCCTACTACATGGGATGAAACACGCTTTATTGATGGTTATCCTGGAAAATATGCAGTCGTTGCACGTCGTCACGGTAAGCAATGGTATGTAGCGGCTGTTAACGGTACAAAAGAAGTGCTGAAACTGAAACTCGAATTGCCTATGCTGGCAGGACAGACTCTTTCATTCTATAATGATGATAAAGAACTGCAACCTCAGTTGCAAACTCTGAAACTGAAAGCTGACGGCAAATTCCAACTGACCCTCCAACCGCAAGGTGGTGCCGTACTGGTTCAGGATTGGAAAACGAATGAAAAGGAAATGGGAGCCTATCTGTTTACCTATTTCAAAGATGATACACATAGTTTATATTTCGCAGTCAGTGATGACGGATATACATTTACGGATGTAAATAACGGTCAGCCCATTATTGCCGGTGATACGATTGCCGAACAGAAAGGTATCCGTGATCCGCATATCTATCGTGCACCGGATGGTACTTTCTACATTGCCATGACCGACCTGCACATCTTTGCCCAGCAGAAAGGTCTGCGCAACACCGAGTGGGAGCGTGATGGAGCCAAATACGGCTGGGGCAACAACCGTGGTTTTGTCCTGATGAAATCAAAAGACCTTGTAAACTGGACACACCATGTGGTCCGTATTGACAAGACTTTCCCCGGATATGATGAGATCGGTTGTGCTTGGGCACCTGAACTGGTCTACGATGAACATGCAGGCAGAATAATGATCTACTTCACCATGCGCATGGGCAATGCACGGAATATGCTGTACTATGCTTATGTAAACGAAGACTTCGACGGTCTGGAAACAGAACCCCGCTTGTTGTTCCAATATCCCGATGCTACCAAATCAGCTATCGATGCTGATATCACGAAAGTAGGTGATAAGTATCACATGTTCTACGTCGCTCACGACGGAACACCGGGCATCAAACAAGCCGTTTCGAAATATATCAACCGTGGATATACTTACCTGCCGGAATGGGTAGATCCGGAGCCGAAAGCCTGCGAAGCTCCTAACATGTGGAAGCGCATTGGCGAAGACAAATGGGTGGTAATGTATGACATCTATGGTATCAATCCTCATAATTTCGGTTTCAGTGAAACCACTGATTTTGTGAACTTCAAAGATCTGGGACACTTCAATGAAGGTGTGATGAAGGCGACTAACTTCTCGTCACCGAAACATGGAGCAGTAATCCACATCACTAAGAAAGAGGCTGAGAAGCTGAGAAAGTACTGGAAAAACAAATAA
- a CDS encoding family 43 glycosylhydrolase: protein MLAMTLPSFSQQHPIVEKDYVAYLFTYFTGNHISEEAVCYAVSMDGYTYWALNDGKPVLDSKVISSTGGVRDPHILRSQDGHTFYMVVTDMVSDNGWDSNRAMVLLKSNDLVNWTHSIINMQKRYKGQEKLKRVWAPQTVFDPEAGKYMVYWSMQYAGGADIIYYAYANDDFTDLIGEPKPLFIPENKKSCIDGDIVYKDGVFHLFYKTEGHGNGIKVATTRSLTSGQWKEEPDYKQQTKDAVEGAGTFKLINQDKYILMYDVYMKGKYQFTETTDLKNFKVIDSEVKMNFHPRHGTIIPITRDELIRITDKWGKPVELGAIPNNPVLPGFHADPEILYSNKTKKYYIYSTTDGQPGWGGWYFTVFSSTDLKNWNYEGVMLDLKSEQVPWANGNAWAPCIEEKLIKGEYKYFFYYSGNPAKGGGKQIGVAMADSPVGPFTDLGQPIITDSPVGHGQQIDVDVFTDPVSGKPYLYWGNGYMAGAELNKDMISIKKKTLTVMTPEGGTLQDYAFREAPYVFYRNGLYYFMWSVDDTGSPNYHVAYGTSKSPLGPIEVAKDPIVLIQNPEKQIYGPAHNAVLQIPGTDEWYIVYHRINKNFLKDGPGTHREVCIDRMEFNEDGTIKRVITNN, encoded by the coding sequence ATGTTGGCAATGACATTGCCTTCTTTTTCCCAACAACATCCTATCGTTGAAAAAGATTATGTGGCTTATTTGTTTACCTACTTTACAGGTAACCACATCAGTGAAGAAGCTGTATGTTATGCCGTAAGTATGGATGGATATACATATTGGGCGCTGAATGACGGTAAGCCCGTTCTTGATTCGAAAGTGATCAGTTCGACCGGTGGTGTGCGCGATCCGCATATTCTGAGAAGTCAGGATGGTCATACCTTTTATATGGTGGTGACAGATATGGTATCTGACAATGGTTGGGATTCAAACCGTGCGATGGTGCTGCTGAAGTCCAATGACCTTGTAAACTGGACGCATTCCATCATCAACATGCAGAAACGCTATAAAGGACAGGAAAAGCTGAAACGTGTTTGGGCACCGCAGACGGTTTTCGACCCTGAAGCCGGAAAATATATGGTGTACTGGTCTATGCAGTATGCCGGTGGAGCCGATATCATCTACTATGCGTATGCCAATGACGACTTTACAGATCTGATTGGTGAACCGAAGCCACTCTTCATTCCGGAGAATAAGAAATCATGTATCGACGGGGATATTGTCTATAAAGACGGTGTTTTCCACCTGTTCTATAAGACAGAAGGACATGGAAACGGCATTAAAGTGGCAACCACCCGTTCACTGACTTCCGGCCAGTGGAAAGAAGAACCGGATTACAAGCAGCAAACAAAGGATGCTGTGGAAGGTGCCGGCACATTTAAACTGATAAATCAGGATAAGTATATATTAATGTATGATGTATACATGAAAGGCAAATATCAGTTTACGGAAACTACCGACCTGAAGAACTTCAAAGTGATAGACAGTGAGGTGAAGATGAACTTCCATCCCCGCCACGGAACGATTATTCCTATCACACGCGATGAATTGATCCGTATCACGGATAAATGGGGCAAGCCTGTCGAATTGGGGGCAATACCGAACAATCCTGTATTGCCCGGATTTCATGCCGACCCTGAAATCTTATACTCAAACAAGACAAAGAAATATTATATCTATTCCACAACAGACGGACAACCCGGTTGGGGTGGATGGTATTTCACTGTTTTTTCTTCAACCGACCTGAAGAACTGGAACTATGAAGGCGTTATGCTGGATTTGAAATCCGAACAGGTACCTTGGGCGAATGGAAATGCCTGGGCACCGTGTATTGAGGAAAAACTCATCAAGGGAGAATACAAGTACTTCTTTTATTATAGCGGCAATCCCGCCAAAGGCGGAGGAAAGCAAATCGGCGTAGCAATGGCCGACTCACCTGTCGGACCGTTTACCGATCTGGGACAGCCCATCATTACAGACTCTCCCGTAGGACACGGACAGCAGATAGACGTGGATGTCTTCACCGATCCTGTATCCGGTAAACCTTATCTGTATTGGGGAAATGGCTACATGGCCGGCGCCGAACTGAACAAAGACATGATTTCCATCAAGAAGAAAACACTTACGGTAATGACTCCCGAAGGAGGAACCTTGCAGGATTATGCATTCCGTGAAGCTCCTTATGTATTTTACCGTAACGGACTTTATTATTTTATGTGGTCGGTAGATGACACTGGCTCACCCAACTACCACGTGGCTTACGGCACATCTAAATCGCCGCTTGGACCTATTGAGGTAGCTAAAGATCCGATTGTACTGATTCAGAATCCGGAGAAACAAATCTACGGTCCTGCACACAATGCAGTGTTACAAATTCCGGGTACGGATGAGTGGTATATCGTTTATCATCGTATTAATAAGAACTTCCTGAAAGATGGTCCGGGTACGCATCGGGAAGTATGCATTGACCGTATGGAATTCAATGAAGACGGAACGATTAAACGGGTAATAACAAACAATTGA
- a CDS encoding glycoside hydrolase family 88/105 protein, with the protein MKTFLGNVILLAFCLSGLLACAAPKDEAKEVVDIIYKVNNYWQEQNPKHGRSFWDNAAYHTGNMEAFFLTGDTAFMDYSKAWAEHNEWKGAKSDNKAEWKYSYGESNEYVLFGDYQICFQTYADLYNIEPDTQKIARAREVMEYQMSTDKNDYWWWADGLYMVMPVMTKLYKITGNPLYLDKLHEYWVFADSLMYDPEDALYYRDGKYIYPKHKSANGKKDFWARGDGWVLAALAKVLKDLPETDKYRQEYIDRFQTMAKAVAACQQPEGYWTRSLLDPEHAPGPETSGTAFFTYGLLWGMNNGLLDKATYQPVVEKAWKYLTTVALQPDGRIGYVQPIGEKAIPGQVVDANSTANFGVGAFLLAACEMVRFLD; encoded by the coding sequence ATGAAAACATTTTTGGGAAATGTGATACTTTTAGCTTTTTGTCTGAGTGGGCTGTTGGCTTGTGCGGCTCCAAAAGATGAGGCTAAAGAAGTTGTGGATATTATTTATAAAGTGAATAACTATTGGCAGGAACAGAATCCGAAGCATGGGCGTTCATTCTGGGACAATGCCGCCTATCATACAGGTAATATGGAAGCGTTCTTCCTGACTGGAGATACTGCTTTCATGGATTATTCCAAGGCTTGGGCAGAGCACAATGAATGGAAAGGCGCCAAATCGGACAATAAAGCCGAGTGGAAATACAGCTACGGTGAAAGTAATGAGTATGTGCTTTTCGGTGATTACCAGATTTGCTTCCAGACGTATGCAGATTTATATAACATAGAGCCGGATACTCAGAAAATAGCCCGTGCCCGCGAAGTGATGGAATATCAGATGAGTACGGATAAGAACGATTATTGGTGGTGGGCCGATGGACTCTATATGGTGATGCCCGTTATGACTAAACTATATAAGATAACCGGTAATCCGCTTTATCTGGACAAACTGCATGAATATTGGGTATTTGCCGATAGCTTGATGTATGATCCCGAAGATGCCCTGTATTACCGTGACGGGAAATATATCTATCCCAAACATAAAAGTGCGAACGGTAAGAAAGACTTTTGGGCACGCGGAGACGGCTGGGTGCTTGCGGCACTGGCTAAAGTATTAAAGGATTTACCTGAAACAGATAAATACCGTCAGGAATATATAGATCGTTTTCAGACAATGGCAAAAGCTGTGGCTGCCTGTCAACAACCGGAAGGATACTGGACACGGAGTTTGCTTGATCCGGAACATGCACCCGGACCGGAAACCAGTGGCACTGCTTTCTTTACCTATGGTCTGCTGTGGGGTATGAATAACGGCCTTTTGGATAAGGCTACTTATCAGCCTGTAGTAGAAAAAGCCTGGAAATATCTAACGACTGTTGCTTTACAGCCGGATGGACGTATCGGTTATGTGCAGCCTATCGGAGAAAAGGCAATTCCGGGGCAGGTGGTAGATGCCAATTCAACAGCTAACTTTGGAGTGGGAGCATTCTTATTGGCTGCTTGTGAAATGGTACGTTTCTTGGATTGA
- a CDS encoding alpha-l-rhamnosidase, producing MNKRILFFFLILLVFSTLRAQQSRLVEVGNGYSQTSVNTTVFRNNSLVTQGDEQYISYYDGDGYLVLGKRKLNSDQWTLQRTQYKGNVKDAHNIISMMLDGDGYLHLSFDHHGHKLNYCRSTAPYTLELGDKEPMTGVDEGNVTYPEFYPLNGGDLLFVYRSGSSGRGNLVMNRYSVKEKKWYRVQDVLIDGEDQRNAYWQLYVDEQGTIHLSWVWRETWHVETNHDLCYARSYDNGVTWYKANGKKYDLPIRYNNAEYACRIPQNSELINQTSMSADASGNPYIATYWRDPDSDVPQYRIVWHDGQMWQNRQVSDRHTPFSLKGGGTKMIPIARPRIVVDGGEIFYIFRDEERGSRVSMAHAQAVGTGKWTITDLTDFAVDAWEPSHDTELWKQKRRLHLFVQHTKQGDGERMVEFAPQPVYVLEVNN from the coding sequence ATGAATAAACGCATTCTTTTTTTCTTTCTGATTCTCCTGGTATTTTCCACTCTCCGGGCGCAACAGTCCCGTCTTGTGGAAGTGGGGAACGGATATAGCCAAACGTCAGTCAATACGACTGTATTCAGGAACAACTCGCTTGTGACACAAGGAGATGAACAGTATATAAGTTATTATGACGGGGACGGTTATCTGGTGCTCGGCAAACGGAAGTTGAATTCTGACCAATGGACGTTACAACGGACACAATACAAGGGAAATGTAAAGGATGCCCATAATATAATCAGCATGATGCTGGACGGAGATGGTTATTTGCATCTGTCATTTGACCATCACGGACATAAACTGAATTATTGTCGCAGCACTGCTCCATATACTCTGGAACTGGGTGATAAAGAGCCTATGACCGGAGTGGATGAGGGAAATGTGACTTATCCGGAGTTCTATCCGTTGAATGGAGGCGATCTGTTGTTTGTTTATCGTTCCGGTTCTTCCGGCAGGGGAAATCTGGTGATGAACCGCTATTCTGTGAAAGAGAAAAAATGGTATCGCGTACAAGATGTCCTGATAGATGGTGAAGATCAGCGGAATGCCTACTGGCAGCTTTATGTAGATGAGCAGGGAACCATACACCTGTCGTGGGTATGGCGCGAAACATGGCATGTGGAGACTAATCATGATCTTTGTTATGCCCGCTCCTATGATAACGGTGTCACGTGGTATAAGGCGAATGGCAAGAAATATGATTTGCCTATTCGTTACAATAATGCAGAGTATGCCTGCCGTATTCCACAAAACTCAGAACTCATCAACCAGACCAGTATGAGTGCAGATGCAAGTGGTAATCCTTATATTGCCACGTATTGGCGCGATCCTGATAGTGATGTTCCGCAATACCGTATTGTGTGGCACGATGGACAAATGTGGCAGAATCGCCAGGTTTCCGATCGTCATACTCCTTTTTCTCTGAAAGGTGGTGGTACAAAGATGATTCCAATTGCCCGCCCGCGTATCGTGGTGGATGGTGGCGAGATATTCTACATCTTCCGTGATGAAGAACGGGGAAGTAGAGTGTCGATGGCACATGCTCAGGCTGTGGGAACTGGAAAATGGACTATTACAGACCTGACAGACTTTGCGGTAGACGCCTGGGAACCCTCGCATGACACGGAACTATGGAAGCAGAAACGCCGGCTCCATCTTTTTGTGCAGCATACTAAACAAGGTGATGGTGAACGTATGGTTGAATTTGCTCCTCAACCGGTATATGTGCTGGAAGTGAATAATTAA
- a CDS encoding DUF2264 domain-containing protein yields MKTRKYLWLLLTVALLIPLNVSAKKKPEKVKTDRELWTGILYQMAAPVLSNMSEGKLQENMMVELSPTWDGRDKRVTYMECFGRLMAGLAPWLSLPDDDTAEGQQRKQLREWALKSYAQSVDPESKDYLLWRKEGQPLVDAAYIAESFLRGYDALWVPLDDLTKQRYIAEFQQLRRVDPPYTNWLLFSSTVECFLKKAGAQTDYYRITSALRKVDEWYVGDGWYSDGEDFAFDYYNSFVLHPMYVECLDVMTDGGKRNIWNVKGGNFPKALKRMQRFGMILERFVSPEGAFPVFGRSITYRTGVLQPLALLSLRGWLPKELPAGQVRAAMTAVIQRMFGDNRNFNAEGYLTLGFNGSQPNISDWYTNNGSLYLASLAFLPLGLAADDPFWTDAPQPWTSKKAWGGEDFPKDHAYYE; encoded by the coding sequence ATGAAAACAAGAAAATATCTTTGGCTACTATTGACCGTAGCATTGCTGATACCTCTTAATGTATCGGCCAAAAAGAAACCTGAAAAAGTAAAGACTGATCGTGAATTATGGACAGGCATTCTCTATCAGATGGCTGCACCTGTACTGAGCAATATGAGCGAAGGTAAATTGCAGGAAAATATGATGGTAGAGTTAAGTCCTACATGGGATGGCCGTGATAAACGAGTGACTTATATGGAATGCTTCGGCAGGTTGATGGCCGGACTGGCTCCGTGGTTGTCATTGCCTGATGATGACACGGCAGAAGGTCAGCAGCGCAAACAATTGCGTGAGTGGGCATTGAAGAGTTATGCCCAATCAGTGGACCCGGAAAGTAAAGATTACCTGTTATGGCGCAAGGAAGGACAACCTCTCGTAGATGCTGCCTATATAGCTGAAAGCTTTTTGCGTGGATATGATGCCTTATGGGTTCCATTGGATGATTTGACAAAACAGCGATATATTGCTGAGTTCCAACAATTGCGCCGGGTAGATCCCCCTTATACGAATTGGTTGTTATTCTCTTCAACCGTTGAATGCTTCCTGAAAAAGGCAGGTGCCCAAACCGATTACTATCGTATAACTTCTGCTTTACGTAAAGTAGACGAGTGGTATGTGGGCGATGGTTGGTACAGTGACGGAGAAGATTTTGCATTTGACTATTATAACAGTTTTGTGCTTCACCCCATGTATGTGGAATGCCTTGACGTGATGACGGATGGAGGAAAAAGAAACATCTGGAATGTGAAAGGCGGAAACTTCCCGAAAGCTTTGAAGCGTATGCAGCGTTTCGGTATGATATTGGAACGCTTTGTTTCTCCTGAAGGTGCTTTCCCCGTATTTGGCCGTTCAATTACTTATCGTACCGGTGTGTTACAGCCTCTTGCCTTGTTGTCATTACGTGGCTGGCTACCGAAAGAATTGCCTGCCGGACAGGTGCGTGCGGCAATGACAGCTGTTATTCAACGCATGTTCGGTGATAACCGCAATTTCAATGCGGAAGGTTATCTGACATTAGGCTTTAATGGTTCTCAACCCAATATTTCAGACTGGTATACCAATAATGGTAGTCTTTATTTGGCTTCGCTTGCTTTCTTGCCATTAGGTTTGGCTGCTGATGATCCTTTCTGGACAGATGCGCCACAGCCCTGGACATCAAAGAAAGCATGGGGAGGAGAAGATTTCCCGAAAGATCACGCATATTACGAATAA